From a region of the Sphingopyxis sp. YR583 genome:
- a CDS encoding dihydrodipicolinate synthase family protein — MSVIRTLWEGVYPAATTQFAEDLSVDYDATQGVQSALVDDGVTGLIILGTCGENNSLEPDEKRNVLKGAVEAVAGRVPVVAGVSEFTTARAIQYAKDAEKLGADAIMLLPAMVYVPTREELQAHFRAVAEATALPIMLYNNPPAYRVDVDFATLEALRDVPNIVAIKESAPDPRRFTDVFNRFGDRYTVMAGLDDVALEGLFLGASGWVSGLTSAFPTESVRLVEAFNEGKYDEALAIYRWFMPLLHLDADHDLVQSIKLAEEIMGRGSERVRLPRLPLAGQRRKDVIAMVEKCAATQPSKIAA; from the coding sequence ATGAGCGTGATAAGGACACTGTGGGAAGGCGTATATCCCGCAGCTACCACTCAATTCGCCGAAGATCTCTCGGTCGATTATGATGCAACCCAGGGTGTGCAGAGCGCGCTCGTCGATGACGGCGTCACCGGGCTCATCATCCTCGGCACTTGCGGCGAGAATAATTCGCTCGAACCCGACGAAAAGCGCAACGTGCTGAAGGGGGCGGTCGAGGCTGTCGCCGGCCGTGTGCCGGTCGTCGCGGGCGTGTCCGAATTCACCACCGCGCGCGCGATCCAATATGCGAAGGACGCCGAAAAACTGGGCGCCGACGCGATCATGCTGCTTCCCGCGATGGTCTATGTGCCGACCCGCGAAGAGTTGCAGGCCCATTTCCGCGCGGTGGCCGAGGCGACCGCGCTGCCGATCATGCTCTATAACAATCCCCCGGCGTACCGCGTCGATGTCGACTTCGCGACGCTCGAGGCGCTGCGCGATGTGCCGAATATCGTCGCGATCAAGGAAAGCGCGCCCGATCCGCGCCGCTTCACCGACGTCTTCAATCGCTTCGGCGATCGCTATACGGTGATGGCGGGGCTCGACGATGTCGCGCTCGAGGGCCTGTTCCTCGGCGCCAGCGGCTGGGTCTCGGGCCTGACGAGCGCCTTCCCGACCGAATCGGTCCGCTTGGTCGAGGCGTTCAACGAAGGCAAATATGACGAGGCGCTGGCGATATATCGCTGGTTCATGCCGCTCCTCCATCTCGATGCCGACCATGATCTTGTCCAGTCGATCAAGCTGGCCGAAGAGATTATGGGTCGCGGTTCCGAACGCGTGCGCCTGCCGCGCCTGCCGCTCGCCGGCCAGCGCCGCAAGGATGTGATCGCGATGGTGGAGAAATGCGCGGCGACCCAGCCGAGCAAGATCGCGGCATAG